TTTGATTCGATGCATATGCAGCAGTGGATGCTGAGAATGGGATAGCCGTCTACTTGATCCTACTCCTACATGCATGGGCACAACATGGCATTCTCTCGGTACCAAAGCCAACTAAATCACTGACGCATGCATCGGATACAAACAGAAATAGTAGTAAGTAGTAGCACAGTGTAATGTCATGATCTGCAATGCTGAGAGTAATTTATGTGTGGAGAGAAGGACAGTGCGCTAAAGGTTAGCGAAAGAGACAGAGCACTGTGGTAGATTTCACATGGATGGATGGAGTCAGTCTCCACCTAGCGAGTAGTAAGGGGGGAAATGGTACTGCTATCTTGTTTGAAGTTTTGTGGCTGGCAATTAGGAACATGTAGACTTTGAGCCatggggtggtggtggtggtggtggtgtgtaAGGTTGCCCCACTTTCTTCTTATGTTGCAGTGCTTCTGGTGACTGTCACCATTGCAGAAAACTAAGAGTGTAAAAGGAATGCCTTCCGAGAACAGTGTGGTGAAAAGTTGGTCGACCTTCTCATGAAAATAGAGCTCCCCCCACCTTATGCCAAATGGAGTGAGATATGTGGTTCTTGTTTGCAGCAGATATGTCTACTTTCGTTCCCGGTAATGGTGGATCAGCTAACTGATGGAGCTTTCTCCTATTTGGTGAAGCATTCTACCAGTGAAAACCAGCTAAACAAAAAATACAAGCCACACTTGGCTGCAGCTGTTGATCACTGATCTGAGCATGATTAGGTTATCCAATTGTTGAACATAGACAAGAAATGAATCACAGCTAATATACATGTGTATGATCCAACACAAAGCATCGAGATGTGTATGATCTACCATCTGGGGTGGCACTCTGGAAGGAAGATAGATAGCACCGTTCGACCTTGAATGTACTGTGTCACAACTCAGCAATTATTAGTTGGAAGCATGTAGCAATGAGGGGTTCCTTTCTCGACTCTGTTAGGGTGCCGTCAAGATGAGCTGCTTCGGATGCTTTGGTGTAGCAGAGAGATCTGAATCCAAACAGTAACAGTCATCGATGTCTCTGTAATCGAAGTACTCATCCAGTGAATAGGAATCGGTATATTTCGATGTGCAGGTCACATGTTGGACGCATTGGACATCTGAGAGTTTTCTTTGTAAATTACAGTGCGTTTGATACTGCTTTGTTCTCTGTTCAGAATTTGTCTGAATACTCCTAAAAATCAAGTGAAGTCAAACTCAAATAGAAAAAGACTGGATCAATATTAAGGTTTGTTCGTGGCAGGTCAGTAGAAGTTTTTAGTTTAAGCCAGACTATGGCTGCATTGGATCTGAGGCTTTTAAGGAACCCCTGCATGTGTTCTGATTTGTATCATATGTGAGGATGAAAAAGGAATCAACATCTTTGTATCCTTTGAACTGATTTGATCTTTCTACTTGACAGTGATATGGAACTGTAGGTGGAAGGCTTGCAGTGTTGGAACAGTCGTCATTCTGCAGGCGAAACAAGTTGTGGATCATAGTTGAAGACTGatcactcttggatatctcatgagCCCAGGAATCAGCCTTTTCCATGGCACCATGATGTGTGATTAACAGAGCAATCCATGACCATTAATAGGTGATTAGGAGGTTAAGATCGGACTATCTTGACTATGTTCTTTGTGATCTAGAATTCCAAAATACCATCATAAACTTGCTGTGCAATTGAGAGTAGCAATGAGAGAAGTTCTCCTCGCATGCGTTCCTTCCTACTTCAATGCGAAGCAAAAGAAGCGAAACATTCCAAAAGATTAGAAAGGCGCATATCGAAAGTTAAGAAGCAACCTGTTTTGATTGGATTTAAGTTAGAGATCAGGGACCAGAGCATCAAATGCTTCACTCGAATGGTCCCGACCGAGTGTGATTAGGCTGATGGTGTCTGTTCTTCATGGCATTTTAACTTGTCTTGGAATTGTCAGCCATCGCCTGAAAAGCTTGCTTCTCTTGATGATCCACATGCACTGTAGAATTCTTCCTTGGACTAAAAACCTTGCTTGCTTGCTGCAGGCCAAAGCAGCAGCAGAAACAAGGATTTACTTTCAACCTTGACCGCTTTATGAGAGTGAAGAAAGCAGACAGCAAGATTTGAAGGAAGATAGCAACGCATTTCAAAGACCACAAAGACTGTGGTCCTTGTTCTTGGGTTGTCACTGTTCGTGCAACTGTAGCCCCCAAAGCTGGCGGATCTTCCCTGCATGAGCTGAACCTTTGAGCATGTCGTGTGCTCCTCTCCGTTCCTTGCTTGTAATGGTGGAGAACAAGCATGGGCAATGATGGAGGATGGTGTGCAGGTAGGGGACCAAGCGAGTGCAGAACAGGACAAAGGAGGTGTGTCTGCAATGAGATCTTCACCTTTTGTTCATGGCAGTGGGCCAACGTTCTCGGAGGCCATGTCCTGTGAGTGAATGATGGTGGTGGGCAGATGATAGATAGCAtggattagagagagagagagagagagagagagagagagagagagaaggcggcCTGATGTTTAAGTTTCCTCAAGCTGTGTACAAAGCTGAGCTcagttcatttaaaataaaggttGTGCACAGTGCTCTCCTCCTTTATTGTTTGAATTAAAGCATAGGATTCATCAATGAGGGAATGAATGCTTCGGATGCTAAACTTCCTTTtcagcacctctctctctctctctctctctctctctctctctctctctctctctctcacaatacACAGAGAGAAGTTTGGATCAATTACACTCATCTATCAGTTCATCTTCAGAAGATGAAATTTTCATTCATGCTTATAATTACGATATCATAATTAAAAATACCCATTGTATTTATTGTCTTTAGATTCCTACTGGTGATCAAGAACTTGACACGGCAGGCACGATTCTTAAAGATGGCAATCGAGTCTGCCCACGCAGCTCAAAGCGTGATACGACATGGTGGCAGGGACGTGCTCTACGGTCGACGATTGGAATACTTTCTCGGGGGCCCATGGATAAGTCCGGCCCGCTTAAGGAAGCCGGATCCAGATTTATCGGATCGGATCTTTTCGGAGTCAGATCCAATTTTTCCAGCTCGAGCCGATCCGCTTGGATGTACCGTTGCATCACGGCCGTTCGATCCCCGACGCTTGGGCTTGATGCCCCCGCACGCGGACCCAACACGTGCGAGGAGGCGCGCCGCATCGGTCGATTAAGAGCCTATCAGTTTCAAAGTTACTGACCGTTGGATGGGCTCCACAAAAAAGGAATAGTAAGTTTATCCCCCAGAATACGAAATACCCGTAATGTTACTGCCCATTCTAGTGGGACCAGATTCGAGTCTCCTATGGGAGAAACGGTTCACGATGACATTGGTGGATCAACAAAGATTGCTCAGGTCGCGAGAAGGATGTGGGTAAAGGAAGGCACGAACATAATCGTACTCGGCCGCGGTGTCCGAGTGGGAGCGCAGCGAGAGGGAGAGTGAAGCCGCTACATCGCCGGACTGCTTGAGCCCTAGCCGCCTCCACACATCCTGATCTAGGGGTTCTCGCCTCTCTCGTCCGCGGATTTCTCTTCTCCTTTCCCACGATCTCGTTGCTCGGGCGTAGAGAAGCGCTCCATGaacatcttcaagaagaagacctCTCCCAAGGGTGAGACAAAAAGATTATTTCTTGATCTGCATTTTGCCTCGACTCGATGGATTCGGTCTGCTCACCTTGATTTTTCGTTGGATGGTGGGTTTGATGTATACGAATCTTTCCTTTGCCTTCAAGAAAGGAAGGAATTTGTTTCTCTTGATATGGTGCTTATTTTGTGGCGAATTTTTCCGTCGAAATTGTTGCTTTACCAGTTAGGGTTttgtctctttctttctttccctttatTGATTCCATTAATAGGATACTTTGAGAGCTCCTCTCCGAATCTTATGGCTGTTCTTTTACCTCGCAGATGCTCTCAGGACGAGCAAAAGGGAAATGGCAGTCGCCACAAGGGGTAAGTCTCTCGTCTTCAGATCTTTAGGGTTTTATTCCGGACAGAGGTGCTTTCCTTTGTCTATCTGCAAAATGTCAAGTTGCAATTTGATCTGTTTCTTTCTCCTCGTCTTGGTTTGGGAAGAATAAATTATGTCATGATTTGAGTGCTTATGATCCTACCATCTTGGCTTCAGGTGTGGAACGCGAGATCGCTTCGCTGCAGTTAGAGGTTTGTTGTTCCTCTATGCACTGCATTTAAATAATCTTTTGTGCATCATTTTGTCTGTCTACTGTTACTTACAAGCCAGTCATCAGGAGAAAAAACTGGTTGCAGAGATCAAGAAGACTGCACAAACTGGGAACGAGGCAAGCTTTTCTCTGTATTtatttttcatgtcatgatttcctCATTGTGTTCTTATGGCCGCTTTATTTTTTCAAGAAGTATATCTGTATTTTATTGGAATGTTCATCGCAAACATATACCATTCTGGACAGGAGGGGTATAGCACATTGTTATTTGGTACATTTACTCTTGCAGGCTGCCACCCGGATCTTAGCTCGCCAACTCGTTCGTCTAAGGCAGCAAATTACAAACTTGCAGGGAACTCGTGCACAAATAAGAGGCATAGCAACCCATACTCAGGTCAGGCATTCTGAGTTAGTAGATGTAGTTATGGAATACCATTGTCTTCAAATCATACCTCAACTTGTGAAGAAACTGATATTTGGCTTTCTTTCAGGCTATGTATGCAAATACGTCATTATCCACAGGAATGAAAGGTGCAAGCAAAGCGATGGCTGCTATGAACAAGGTTTGGAAGTTTAATTTTGTATTATGTGGTGACAGCTTGTTTCAGTAATGGATAATCTAGCTAGATGTTCAATCATTAGCATGCTTGCATGTTGATATGTAATTACATGTTTCAGCAAATGGAACCAGCAAAGCAGGCAAAAGTGATGAAAGAATTCCAGAAGCAATCATCACAAATGGACATGACGGTAAGACTGATGCAAAACTTTAACTTCTACAAAATTTTAATTGTTACATTCAAAAACAAACTTTGGTGTTTATGTGAAATTGCTTAACACTTTTGAACAAATCATTTTTGTAAGAGTAACTTTTTTAAAATTAAGCATTTGGGTCCAACTTgtcactttctctctctctcactctctctctctctctctcaatatgtataaatgtatatttgtgtatatatatatatatatgtataaatatatatatgtatacatatatatatgtatacatatatatacatatgtatatatatgtatatatgtatatatgtatgtgtatgtgtatatacttatacacacacacacacacatatatatgtatatatatatatatatatatatatatgtatatgtatatgtatatatatatatgtatatgtatatgtatatatatatgtatatatatatgtatatatatatatgtatatatatatgtttgtatacacGTGTAAGTCATAGAGGCACAAGCTTAATATGGTGCTAAGGCTCACCCTCACTTTCATGATTTGCTCTTGGCAAAAATTTGGTAGTTATATTTCCTGTCTTTTTTGTCCTATGTAATACTAGATGAAAAATTTTCAGCACATTAAACTGTTGGAAATGGTGTATCTGCTCAAACTTATACCGTAATTATGATTGACGAACAATGGCTAATAGCTGCTACCACAGCATATTTGTCAAATGAACAAGCTTGGATTTTTCTTACAAGGATTTTAGCACACTCAGAGTTGCTTATGTAACAGACCTCTTTCTTCAGGATATGGTGCAATTAAAGATTGATTGATGTTGATGATTTCCACTTTGTAGAATTAATAAATTGAAATGCATTAATCTATGCTATTAAATGGAAACCAATTGTTTGCAAACTTCTTGCTTTAATGCATTTTTAGCCTAGATATCTTTAGAAATCTCTCTCTCAGCCCCCATCTCGTGTGTGTTTAATTTTGTGAACAATCTATATTTGTACTTCTATATATGCAGCTTGAGATGATGTCGGAGGCCATTGATGAAACATTGGATAAAGATGAGGCAGAAGAGGAAACAGAAGAGCTCACAAACCAGGTAAGATGAACTTTTGTGTCGTTTTAACATCTCAATTATACTTTTATATAAACCTTTCTTGAAGCAAGCAAAAGTACATCTTGGCTACAGAATTCCCTTAATGTGATTCATACTGTAAGTTGGTTTTTGTCTTATTTGTTTTAGGTGCTTGATGAAATTGGTGTCGATGTTGCCTCACAGGTATTCCTTTTGCATATCTATTTGGTGTGCAATATTAGATATTCAAACTATGTTTTCTTCCCTCATTGTAATTTAAAATCTTAATGACAATTAaacatctttttttgtttttgatcatTTTCTTTTGCAGCTATCTTCAGCTCCCAAAGGCCGGATTGCAGTCAGCAGTAAGAAAGTTGATACTGCCTCTAGGTATGAAATGTTTGCTAACAGACACTCAGTTACATGCACAATTCAGGTTATGCACTGGTCAagccatgagtacctccactagttATCTTCTTGCTTTTTGGTTGATGCTTAGAGATAAAATTCTGATTCCATGTACTACGATGGTCTCGCATTAATTGTTTTTAGTGTTGCAGGACTGTAGCTCCAAAGAATCCTGAAGTTGATGACCTAGAGAAGAGGTTGGCATCTCTGCGTCGCATTTGACATGGCTACTAAAAATCATTCAAATGTAAAGCTTGCTTGAAAAAGGGCTGTCCGATGTTGTTGATGGAATTGAGGTATCTATCTGTTACAGTAGATGTTGCAGTATTGGTGCCAGCTGATAGTGATTTAGTTACCTTTACTTTTGAACCTAAAGAGATGTAATAAAATGCATATTATCATATAAGACACTGTTGAAAAACTCTGGACAACTGGACTATTTCTCAGTTTTTGTATATTGATGAATAAGGAAATAGGGCTATGAGGATTATACGAGTCCGATGGCTGGATATTCATGTTGCATTTCTCTGAATGGGATCGGTTTATACCAAAAGAGCTTATGGAGATGACCTAATACCTATTGCTTTCCTGCTAAAAGGCAATGCTTGTAGACCTGCTTGAGTTGCAACATAAAGAGCTTTGAGTTGTAATTCCTGATATCAGAACAGACTCTTGACTAAAGCTCATGATGTATCaatgctttatgctttgcttacAACCTCGGAGAAACCAGATATTGAGCATGTACATCATGGTGGTGGTACTTACATATTTCCTTATCCATTATGTTGATTTCTGAGGCAATTTGACTCCTTTGTTTATTTACTTTTATAAAGATTGTTTCTTCTGTGCTGAAGCTGTACAAGTCACCGAGGTTACAGTCCCACAAGTGATGATAGAGGCTTGACAAGCTTGCCAATTTTGATAGATCTCATGAGATCTCACACCAATCGGGTGAAGTTTTTTCTCTAGACTTTGTCCAATCGTATGATGTAATTTCTGCTTAATAAATGAATCGAGTGTTCTTCTCTAGAAATAATAAAGAAAACTGTTGCATGCCACACAACTTCACCCGTTGCAGTCTGTCTCCATCTTATTTTTTCTATTGAATTCTTCTTTCTGTGGTGAATGAATGTATGAATATTTAGTTTTTgaagaaaattaattatttatgagctgtgttatatatatatatatatatatatctccaaaaATTTAAGTGATCATCATAATATTATACCtctatatgaatctcatgacgtcAGGAAGTTAGGTTGTCGAAAAATATGAAGTGGAAAAGTACACAAAACAATATGTTACAATGGATTTTTATTGGGGTTATTCGATACAAGATTAGTATACTTGCAAACAGCTGCTGTCTTCCACATCATCTACATGAACAGGTTCACTATATATTATCTTTTTGCTCCGATCATTTCCACCTCCCCCGGCTAACCCTAAACAGGTTCACTatacatcatctctctctctctccgccaaCCTGTCTTCTCTGAAGGTTCCCAAATCTTCCAATCTTCTCGGTCAAATCTCTCAGCGTTCTTCCTGCATGGGCGTGCACTGGTTAGGACCACCTGCGTCCCTGGATGTGCGCTTCGCCTCACCTTCCTCCATATATCGTGTGTATCATTCTCCACTGTTCGTCCCTCCTCTCACCTTCTCCTTTCTCGTCCTCTTCCTCGAAGTTCCCCCCGTCACAGCGTCCCCATCTCCTTTTCCTTTTCCAAGTGGGGATACCGCCGAGGCTATGGCCCAAGCTATTAGAGGTCaagaagatgcatttggacaagcacAGCTCATCAGAGATGCTGCCGTCGAAAGCCGCTCTAGAGAAAGCAGCTCCTCACAGGTTTAACTCGGCCTTCCTTCTGCTGCACTTCTCTTAGGGACGTTCTTGTCTAGACTTGAGTGATTGATGATCTCTACACTTTACCTTCTCTTTCATTTTATCCTATTATTTTTGCTGTTGCTTCTCAAGATTATAGATTAATGCTGCTGAAGCATTTCATGGAACCTTCTTGGCTTAGAGTGTTTATATCATTTGATGTTTAGATGTGTTTATATCATTTGCTGCACTTAAAAGAGGGAAGGGGGTGTGAGAGCAATTTGCTTGAATTGGATGTCGGCTTCGCTATCTGCCATGCTAAGCATCTATCTCTGCAATTGGATGCGATGTCTGCCTGACTTTGGTGCTGTTGTGGTGCAACTCGACGTCGACATGACTCACGAGCAACATGCTCATGCTGATATTAGATGAACATGAGTTTACATGCGTGCATTCATCTTTTCTATGGTCATCCTCTCTCACAACAAGAAGAACAATCTGTGCTCTTTTGCATGGACACAATTTGGTGGTGGAATGTAACGAATGTGTTTCTGTATCGCCAAGCTTTATTACGATCCCCCAAGACCAATCCAAGAAAATGACTACTCATCAGTTGTACTAACGAGTGTTAACAGATGCATTGATTGTTGCAGCTACTTGGTCATGGAACACACGATCAGCTCTGTGATGCCGTGCATGAGAACCTGTTGAACTCAGATCCCGAGTTCAACACAGTGGGGCAGATCTCCACCTTGTCCCTGCAAGAGAAAGGAAGGTCCCAAGGCACCTCAAGCTCTGCCAGAGTCTGAGTTCCCGTTGCAGATGATGAACCCAGGATTTTGTAGCTGGCTTCCAAGTACCTACCAAACAGCCTGCTGCCATGCAGCGCATGTCTTGAGAGAACAATTAATTTTAGCGTGGATCACATCACATTACACGGTTTTGTTTCCTGTCATGATCATGTCATCAAGTTATCACTGTGATTATGGCTAATCACCCAAGACAAGATAATGCTGCAATCCCTGCGTGGTCCCTTGATGTCGGCACACAAGGGAATAAAGATGAACGCACTGAGGAGATCGTCGTCATCCAACTCCTGCAAATGTCGCAGGATTGGATTCAATTCCAATCTTCAGGGATGTTGACCGAAACCGACCGTAATCCCAATTGAGTTCCTTCATAATCCATCATCAGCTGAGCTAATCATGCATCTACTAAAAGTCAGCTTCCGTTTATATAATGAACTTTGAGTTTTAACGAGTCATCGGAGATTCTGACAACCAAGACGAAGAATAGGATAAACTAAGAACAAATCAGTCGTTAAGACGACGCAGATTAGTCGCATCAGTCGATGCAAAGTGTTCATGCAGAGACTCAAAGATGACACCAAAACTTGTGCTTCGTGTCACTGCCACTACACACGTGgagtgaaaaaggaagaagagaggagaaattGGGCCCAAACTGTGGATAGAGGAGAAGCTCGAAGGGATATGAGCTGAGACTCTGAGGTGTGGCCATGTTTTAACCAGGGCCTACCACGGGCATCATCGGTCGATCTCAAGCTTGCAACATCaaatgaaagagaagaaaagaagtggAGAAGAGCTGTCTACTGCCCCAGTTGTGCTTCAATAATTTTGCTGGGTTTTCCATGGTGGGATTCTCGGAGGGACCTCCCAAACATTCCTCACCGCAGTCTCCTTCCATCCACCGAGACACTTGCTATGTGAGCCTCGGGCTCACTTGGGTCAGACATCACACCCGAAcaccctcgcacccaccattgtCGCATCACGACCAACATAATACAGTCCACGAATGCTGTCGACGAGAGGTGACTAGCTTCATCGGATGCAGCCTGTCTCTCCACGGAAAAAGAAGATGACGTTATGTGGGCATACCACCGGTAATAATGCATGAACTCACAGATGACTCCATGTCGAAGGGGTCGAGCAGAAATGGCCGAAGAGCGCAGATTCTTCATCTACTCGGTCACTCAACCGCAGACACCGCCCAACCCCTCGCTAAGAACATCAAAATCCTGTCTGCAGCGTGTGTGAGCGTTTCGTCTTAGGAAATGGTTTCATGCAACTGATATGCTTCCCCTCGGTGGCACTAAAAGGGAAGGATAAGATACAACTCACTGCGCCAAGATGCCATACAAATATGTGCCATGATCTCATGGACATCTTTGCACTACCGGTGACAGTCCCAATTCACCATAGATTGAGTACTTGGAAAATATTCCAGAAAGATTACCGGTCCCAATTCGAATCATCGTTTTATTCGTTCCGAGAATAACAGGATGGCTAGATTAGCATCAACCTTTGCACTCAAGAACCAGTCTTGTTCCGAGCATAGGTAACAAATGAGGTGATCTCCTGTTAATTTCTCGAATTGTTGACCAACTTTAGTGTGAAGAATCTTCACccaacattcatatatatatatatatatatatatatatatatatattgaagatATCCATCCAAAGGATACTAAATGAAAGAAAGCTATTGTGGAGTGCAGCTGGGAGTGGAGAAGAGGTAATATGTTGATAGAAATACATAGTACAATGGAAATGTCTGCATCACTGTTTTCAGAGATCACCTAATCAGATGATGGATGGTTATTTGATGGTAAACAAAAAAATAGGTAGTGTTCTATTGATCTTTTACACAATAAGATAAACAAGTAACTTGTATGAGCTCAAATTTCTGGATCATCCGAAGACCAGAAAAATTTTCTCATTCCTTTGTATTATACACTGCAAATTCTGGCTTCAACAGGCCATCAGTACTAAGTAACGAGGAGAAGGCAACAGGTCGAGATTCCTGGAGCACCGACTCCGCGATAAGTCCATGACAGAAGTTGTCGAGTTAAAGATTAGAGCAGACTCCAGACTTGGAAGTGTCATCATCAACCTGCACATATAAAAGCTTACTTTCGGTAAACCAGAATTGTTCTGAGAAGAGGAAGATTTTGTTGCTGATCACATCCAAATTACCAGATCTGTTGTTCTCAGTACTGGCACAATTAGGTCCTCCGGCACCGGGTCGGAGACTGCCGCCAGGTGCTCCTGCCGACTGATTCTGCTGCACCGGTTGAGATCCATATGTACAAAAATTCGTTGCCTGGAACGCGATCATAATGTCGAACCCATCAGCAAAATGAAAAATGGCCAAAAAACCGAAGAAACGAATGCAATCGACTCTGCAAACCTGATGAGATGGCATGATAGGCATGCCAAGGTACCGGGCATATGATTCAGGAAGATGAATGTTCTGCATCTGGTTGGGGAAATTTACAGCGTTCATGGCTGGGGAGGGGAAGAATGATGTCTGGTTTGTGCCAGAAGCTGTGGCTACAGATTGGTTCACAAATGGAACTCTTGGCAATTGAACTGCACCGTGAATGGCTGGCACGGAAGCATGacccatccccatccccatccccattCCCATGCTTGAAATATACTGTTGGACACCGGGAAACATCATCGACGCCATGCCGCTTCCCATCCACATCATCTGATACATGGTTATCGATATGAGCATCGCCGATTCTGCTGTTTGTGTATGGATTAAAGCGTGCAGAGGCATCAAGTTTTCGTACCTGAACTTGCAGCTGCAGTGATTTCAGGTACTCGATTGCTTCATCTAGCATTGATGCTTTATCCGTCTGAAATCATGAATGTCGCACACTCAAATGAAGTTATAGAATCTGCTTAAGTGTCCATTATCTATCTCTTCAtctctatacatatatatgcatatacatatatacatatatatatacacacatatatacatatatacatatgcatatacatatatatatacatatacataaacatatatatatatatatacatatacatatacatatatatatatatatacacacatatatatatacacatacatatatatatatatatatacacacacatatatgtaccttgttgcagtgaggtatgaGATCCTGAAGAGCCTTCATTTTCTCATTTATTCTGTCTCTTCTTCTCTACACAAGATAAGAGCTTTGTAAGGACAGAGACATCAATGGCCGTGAGAAGAGCTGGTAGCTCATCTTACCCTCTCCGAGAGGTTGTGGACTTCGGCAGCACGACTTCTGCGTTTGGATATCGGTCGCTGAGCTGGTTTCTTCTCCTCGATGGATTCGTACTCAACTTCCTGCAAGTTTCAGCATCTTCACGAACATGGAACGTAGAAGAACAGAGAACTGGAATCATTACCTCGCTCTGACACCCGGAATCATCTACGTCGTCTCTTGCCTTCCTCTTGTGGCTCTGATCACTCGCATTCTGCTGTCCTGTTCTTCCGTAACTGGAGCCAGAGCCACCTGACGTCGAGGTTAAGGTGCATTCATGTGCCTTGGACTGCATCCCCTCCGAGAGAACCCTCATCCTGGTGTCCTCCTCAAGCCCTGTAACAATGTCAGCTGCATCATGGCTCAAATTATTGCTCGGATCGGTGTGGGCATGGATTTGATTGCTTCCGCAGGTACTCGATCCAACCGTCATCATCGAGGACTCCTGGGCGCCTGCCTTGCTGCTGCTCCCACCTCCCTTGTGCCCCTGTGGGCATCTCGAGGATCCCAAATCGGCCTTCGCTTGCTTGGAGAAGTGGGAGAAGTTGAGAGCCCCAGCGTTCTCTAAGCAGGACGACTGCGGTGTGGTGGTGCCCATAAGATGTGATTTGGGAGGGGGCATGGTGTTGTTGTCCTTGGGAGCAGACGCCGCCAAGGCATTGCTCGAACCGAATCTTACCAACCTGTCTTCTTCTGCAACGAAGTCTTTGCTGTTCTTATCGGAATCAGCAGCTGCATCTGCGCCGCCTGTGATCTCAGGGAAGAACTCGGAACAGAACTCCTTTTCGAAGGAGTCATCGAGAGGGTACTGGAACCACGAGCCAGTGTCAGCATCTTGCATCAGGTTGCCGGAACCCCCAAGCGGCTGCTGCTCGTGCTTCTGCACTTGATCGGGTTTCTGAGCTTGTTTAAGCTCATCGACGTTGGCGGGAGGTCTCCGGTGACTCTGGCTGTGCATGACGACATGTCCATTCCTCCATAGCAGCTCTATGAGCTCGTTATCGGGTCTGTAAGGTCGGAAGAGGAGGGGATGATACATATGGATTGAAGCTGCATGCAGTACAGAAACAGATGGAAAGTGAGATGAAGCAGGAAGGTGGTTCTGACCCCATTGGTTTCTTCTGATTTGTCATGGGAAGGAGATCTGTCAAGCAGCCAGAGTCGTCATCCATGGCCCAGTCAGGAACATAGTGGTTCATTGCTTGATGAATAGCTTCTCCACAGAAGAGAAACAAAACCAAATCAGAACATGTGAGaaaaactacataacacaaatac
The DNA window shown above is from Musa acuminata AAA Group cultivar baxijiao chromosome BXJ2-4, Cavendish_Baxijiao_AAA, whole genome shotgun sequence and carries:
- the LOC103982235 gene encoding vacuolar protein sorting-associated protein 2 homolog 2; this translates as MNIFKKKTSPKDALRTSKREMAVATRGVEREIASLQLEEKKLVAEIKKTAQTGNEAATRILARQLVRLRQQITNLQGTRAQIRGIATHTQAMYANTSLSTGMKGASKAMAAMNKQMEPAKQAKVMKEFQKQSSQMDMTLEMMSEAIDETLDKDEAEEETEELTNQVLDEIGVDVASQLSSAPKGRIAVSSKKVDTASRTVAPKNPEVDDLEKRLASLRRI
- the LOC103982233 gene encoding transcription factor PHYTOCHROME INTERACTING FACTOR-LIKE 13-like yields the protein MNHYVPDWAMDDDSGCLTDLLPMTNQKKPMGPDNELIELLWRNGHVVMHSQSHRRPPANVDELKQAQKPDQVQKHEQQPLGGSGNLMQDADTGSWFQYPLDDSFEKEFCSEFFPEITGGADAAADSDKNSKDFVAEEDRLVRFGSSNALAASAPKDNNTMPPPKSHLMGTTTPQSSCLENAGALNFSHFSKQAKADLGSSRCPQGHKGGGSSSKAGAQESSMMTVGSSTCGSNQIHAHTDPSNNLSHDAADIVTGLEEDTRMRVLSEGMQSKAHECTLTSTSGGSGSSYGRTGQQNASDQSHKRKARDDVDDSGCQSEEVEYESIEEKKPAQRPISKRRSRAAEVHNLSERRRRDRINEKMKALQDLIPHCNKTDKASMLDEAIEYLKSLQLQVQMMWMGSGMASMMFPGVQQYISSMGMGMGMGMGHASVPAIHGAVQLPRVPFVNQSVATASGTNQTSFFPSPAMNAVNFPNQMQNIHLPESYARYLGMPIMPSHQATNFCTYGSQPVQQNQSAGAPGGSLRPGAGGPNCASTENNRSG